Proteins encoded together in one candidate division WOR-3 bacterium window:
- a CDS encoding rod shape-determining protein, with protein MGISAFFRSITERFTNDIAIDLGTSSTLIYVRGKGIELREPSIVAVDEITHEVVAVGSEAKRMLGRTPEGIRAVRPMKDGVIADFGMVEIMLKSFIGMVQRKKLFVRPRVIICVPSGITEVEKRAVRDSVEASGAREIYLVSEPIAAAIGVGLPVDAPTGNMVIDIGGGTTEIAVVALSGIVNAASIRVAGDEMDEAIINYIKKNYNLIIGEQTAENIKIAIGSAYATGTEETMEVKGRDLVSGIPKTIRITSTKVRESLEEPVSLIIDAVRLALEKTPPELAADIVDRGIYMCGGGALLRGLDLLVKEETNLPVYVAENPIESVVRGAGRILENIGVNEKLILRTK; from the coding sequence ATGGGTATCAGCGCATTTTTCCGGAGCATAACCGAGCGCTTCACTAACGACATCGCTATCGACCTCGGCACCTCTTCAACGCTGATTTATGTTCGTGGCAAAGGTATTGAATTACGCGAACCATCAATTGTTGCGGTTGATGAAATTACCCACGAAGTGGTTGCCGTCGGCAGTGAAGCCAAACGCATGCTGGGTCGAACACCCGAAGGGATTCGTGCGGTTCGTCCTATGAAAGATGGCGTTATCGCCGATTTTGGAATGGTAGAAATAATGCTGAAGAGCTTCATCGGTATGGTCCAGCGCAAAAAACTGTTTGTCCGTCCCCGGGTGATAATTTGTGTCCCATCGGGAATTACCGAAGTAGAAAAAAGGGCGGTCCGGGATTCGGTAGAAGCGTCTGGTGCCCGCGAAATCTACCTGGTATCCGAACCAATTGCGGCGGCGATTGGTGTTGGACTGCCGGTTGATGCGCCCACCGGCAATATGGTCATCGACATCGGCGGTGGCACAACTGAGATTGCCGTCGTTGCACTCTCCGGAATAGTAAATGCGGCATCGATTCGTGTTGCGGGTGATGAAATGGACGAAGCAATCATCAACTATATCAAAAAGAACTACAACCTGATTATCGGTGAACAAACTGCGGAAAATATCAAAATCGCCATCGGTTCCGCTTATGCCACCGGTACCGAAGAAACGATGGAAGTAAAAGGCCGGGACCTTGTTTCCGGTATCCCGAAAACAATCCGTATCACTTCAACCAAAGTCCGCGAGTCACTTGAAGAACCGGTCTCTTTAATTATTGATGCGGTTCGACTGGCACTGGAAAAGACCCCGCCGGAACTGGCTGCTGATATCGTTGACCGTGGTATCTATATGTGTGGTGGTGGCGCCCTTTTGCGCGGTCTTGACCTGTTAGTTAAAGAAGAAACCAACCTTCCGGTGTATGTGGCGGAAAATCCTATTGAAAGCGTCGTTAGGGGTGCTGGCCGCATTCTCGAAAATATCGGCGTCAACGAAAAATTAATCCTCCGCACCAAATAG
- the mreC gene encoding rod shape-determining protein MreC, which translates to MLISLAVYLLPHNTKIKIAPHFATVLLSPLRGITALRTTIATINNDNARLARLAAELALENARLKHYLNLPESTIAIPANSLRLIRSRVIARDITTLKRFFTITCGANDGVQIGSAVIVPEGVVGRVITVTPHQALVQTIFEPDFRVAVMNARTREIALAHPDQKQKLILDYVNKNADFRIGDTIVTSGLGGIFPKGLRLGVVVETPEQPDALFKPVYVKPFINIMLIEQVFVIITPFPLQDNWLDNLQPSEITIPE; encoded by the coding sequence TTGCTTATCTCATTGGCAGTTTACCTCCTCCCCCACAATACCAAAATAAAAATCGCCCCCCACTTCGCCACGGTCCTCTTGTCGCCTTTGCGTGGTATTACCGCTCTGCGCACAACAATCGCAACCATCAACAATGACAATGCTCGTTTAGCACGGCTGGCTGCGGAACTGGCGCTCGAAAATGCCCGATTAAAACACTATCTGAATCTCCCGGAAAGTACAATTGCGATTCCCGCTAATTCACTGCGATTGATAAGGTCTCGGGTAATTGCCCGCGACATCACCACCCTGAAAAGATTTTTCACTATTACATGCGGCGCAAACGACGGTGTTCAAATCGGTTCAGCCGTAATCGTTCCGGAAGGTGTTGTCGGACGTGTCATCACGGTTACACCGCACCAGGCATTGGTCCAGACGATTTTTGAACCCGACTTCCGCGTAGCGGTGATGAACGCGCGCACCCGGGAAATAGCCCTTGCCCATCCTGACCAAAAACAAAAACTAATCCTTGATTATGTCAATAAAAACGCCGACTTCCGAATTGGTGATACCATTGTTACATCAGGACTGGGCGGCATTTTTCCTAAAGGACTGCGTCTCGGAGTCGTTGTTGAAACCCCGGAACAGCCTGATGCACTCTTTAAACCGGTATATGTTAAACCGTTCATAAACATTATGCTCATCGAACAGGTATTCGTTATCATCACACCCTTCCCTCTACAGGACAATTGGCTTGACAACCTTCAACCATCCGAAATAACGATACCGGAGTAA